The Citrifermentans bemidjiense Bem genome window below encodes:
- a CDS encoding hybrid sensor histidine kinase/response regulator, which translates to MNAIIAQPKDHAAAILVIDDDANNLAIVSSLLQEYSYTIYVAEDGESGIRRALLTRPDLILLDVLMPGIDGFETCQRLKAVEATRDIPVIFMTALAEMDQKVRGFDAGAVDYIIKPLQREEVLARVGVHIHLRHLAKELQETNASLEKRVEDRTASLASTNDELQKEIAERKLAEEALAIKQEQLEALNLSLEQRVIEEVEKNLQKDRLLFQNTRLAAMGELLNNIAHQWRQPLNKIALLIQGCLYESNEGKLEHESFKSCVNRCMEHITYLSNTINSFQSFFMPEGEPGKFDPCETVEKSLALVRSSYEENGISVRIMNNGSVPMMGFRNAFSQAVLSILNNAQQVLLERGTPQRLIEVECLYRDGKNIVTISDNGGGIDEKIIGKIFDPYFTTKFKAQGTGLGLYMAKMIIEKNMGGRLSARNTQAGAEFTIELPLPDS; encoded by the coding sequence ATGAACGCCATCATCGCACAGCCAAAAGATCACGCGGCCGCCATCCTGGTTATAGACGACGACGCCAACAACCTCGCCATCGTTTCCTCTTTGTTGCAGGAGTACAGCTATACCATCTATGTGGCGGAGGATGGCGAGAGCGGCATCAGGCGGGCGCTTTTAACCCGGCCCGATCTGATCCTGCTGGATGTGCTCATGCCTGGCATCGACGGTTTCGAAACCTGCCAGAGGCTCAAGGCCGTGGAAGCGACTCGCGACATCCCGGTTATCTTCATGACTGCGCTGGCGGAGATGGACCAGAAGGTAAGGGGATTCGACGCCGGGGCTGTGGACTACATAATCAAGCCTCTTCAGCGCGAGGAAGTCCTGGCCCGCGTGGGGGTGCATATCCACCTTCGTCACCTGGCAAAGGAACTGCAGGAAACCAACGCGTCGCTTGAGAAGCGGGTTGAGGACCGCACGGCGAGCCTTGCCAGCACAAACGATGAGTTGCAGAAGGAAATCGCGGAAAGGAAGCTGGCAGAAGAGGCACTTGCCATTAAGCAGGAGCAGTTGGAGGCATTGAACCTGAGTCTGGAGCAACGAGTGATTGAGGAAGTGGAAAAAAATCTTCAGAAGGACCGTCTGTTGTTCCAGAATACGCGGTTGGCAGCGATGGGTGAGCTCTTGAACAACATTGCACATCAGTGGCGCCAGCCGCTTAACAAGATCGCGTTATTGATCCAGGGCTGCCTGTATGAGTCCAATGAAGGGAAACTGGAACACGAATCTTTTAAAAGCTGTGTGAATAGATGCATGGAGCATATCACCTATCTGTCGAATACCATCAACTCATTCCAAAGCTTCTTCATGCCTGAGGGTGAGCCTGGTAAATTCGACCCTTGTGAAACAGTGGAGAAGTCGCTGGCATTAGTCCGGAGCAGCTACGAGGAAAATGGCATCTCCGTCAGGATCATGAACAATGGGTCAGTGCCGATGATGGGGTTTCGCAACGCATTTTCTCAGGCTGTTTTGAGCATACTCAACAACGCCCAGCAGGTGTTGCTGGAACGCGGCACGCCGCAACGGTTGATCGAGGTGGAGTGCCTGTACCGAGACGGCAAAAATATCGTCACGATCAGCGACAACGGCGGCGGGATCGACGAAAAGATAATTGGAAAGATTTTCGATCCTTATTTCACCACCAAGTTCAAAGCACAAGGGACCGGCTTAGGGCTTTACATGGCCAAAATGATCATCGAAAAGAACATGGGGGGCAGACTTTCCGCACGCAACACACAGGCAGGAGCCGAGTTCACCATCGAACTTCCATTACCGGACAGCTGA
- the lon gene encoding endopeptidase La: MSQKNIEVLEAETDDNTESSGLVLASEVLPAGLPIIPLRPRPAFPNMLIPMAVQDPQQVQAVKRTMETPARAIGLALVKDPEKPDGPANLHGVGVAGKIVKIMQADEDGVQFLVNTLDRFSIRELDDNSGVLFANVAYQYGTELSVNPELKAYSMAVISTLKELVQINPLYSEEIKLFLGRSSLDDPGRLSDFAASLTSADGQELQQVLETFDVRKRIDMVLNLLKKELEVSRLQTKITKQIEEKISQQQREFFLREQLKAIKKELGLEKEGKTAEVEKFEERLKQLKLNPEAQRAVTDELEKFKLLEPASAEYHVTRNYLDWLTILPWGKYSKDSYNIDKARRILDRDHHGLNDVKDRITEFIAVGKMKGDISGSILCLVGPPGVGKTSIGKSIADALGRTFYRFSLGGMRDEAEIKGHRRTYIGAMPGKFVQAMKSAGSSNPVLMLDEIDKIGASFQGDPASALLEVLDPEQNGSFRDHYLDVPFDLSNVLFIATANQLDTIPAPLLDRMEVIRLSGYVLEEKMEIARRYLIPKALKNHGLKNGQVTIRKEALAALIDGWAREAGVRTLENRIKKLMRKAAKEFATGRSEPVVVTGKDLPGYLGQPVFSTEEIFEGVPGVVTGLAWTSMGGATLPIEATAMASKSKGFRQTGQLGNVMIESSEIAYSFVMAHLKEYGAAEDYFDTHFVHLHVPAGATPKDGPSAGVTMATALISMMQGRPVRKKLGMTGELTLTGRVLPIGGVKEKTIAARRAGLKVLIFPEANKKDFAELPDYLKEGLEVHFAREYKDVYKVAFASK; the protein is encoded by the coding sequence ATGAGCCAGAAAAATATAGAGGTACTGGAAGCAGAAACCGACGACAACACCGAAAGCAGCGGGCTGGTGCTTGCCTCAGAAGTACTCCCGGCCGGGCTGCCGATCATACCGCTGCGGCCGCGGCCGGCATTCCCGAACATGCTGATCCCGATGGCCGTTCAAGACCCGCAACAGGTGCAGGCAGTGAAGCGGACCATGGAGACCCCGGCGCGCGCCATAGGCCTTGCGCTGGTGAAAGACCCGGAGAAGCCGGATGGGCCGGCCAACCTGCACGGCGTGGGGGTGGCGGGAAAGATCGTGAAGATCATGCAGGCCGACGAAGACGGCGTGCAGTTCCTCGTCAACACGCTGGACCGCTTTTCCATCCGGGAGTTGGACGACAACTCCGGCGTTCTCTTTGCCAACGTAGCCTACCAGTACGGCACGGAGCTATCGGTGAACCCCGAGCTCAAGGCGTACTCGATGGCGGTCATCAGCACCCTGAAGGAACTGGTCCAGATCAACCCGCTCTACTCGGAGGAGATCAAGCTGTTCCTGGGGCGCTCCAGCCTGGACGACCCCGGCAGGCTGTCCGATTTCGCCGCCAGCCTCACCTCGGCCGACGGGCAGGAACTGCAGCAGGTGCTGGAGACCTTCGACGTCCGCAAACGGATCGACATGGTGCTGAACCTGCTCAAGAAGGAGTTGGAGGTCTCCAGGCTGCAGACCAAGATCACCAAGCAGATCGAGGAGAAGATCAGCCAGCAGCAGCGGGAGTTCTTCCTTAGGGAGCAGTTGAAGGCGATCAAGAAGGAACTGGGGCTGGAAAAGGAAGGAAAGACCGCGGAGGTCGAGAAATTCGAGGAGCGGCTCAAGCAGTTGAAGCTGAACCCCGAGGCGCAGCGGGCGGTGACCGACGAGCTGGAAAAATTCAAGCTGCTGGAGCCCGCCTCCGCCGAATACCACGTGACGCGGAACTACCTCGACTGGCTGACCATCCTTCCCTGGGGGAAGTACAGCAAGGATTCCTACAATATCGACAAGGCCCGCAGGATTCTGGACCGCGATCATCACGGGTTGAACGACGTGAAGGACCGCATCACCGAGTTCATCGCGGTGGGAAAGATGAAGGGGGACATCTCCGGCTCCATCCTCTGCCTGGTCGGCCCCCCGGGGGTCGGCAAGACCTCCATCGGCAAGAGCATCGCCGATGCCCTGGGGCGGACCTTCTACCGCTTCTCCCTGGGAGGGATGCGTGACGAGGCGGAGATCAAGGGGCACCGCCGTACCTACATCGGCGCCATGCCCGGCAAGTTCGTGCAGGCGATGAAGAGCGCCGGGTCGTCCAACCCCGTGCTGATGCTGGACGAGATCGACAAGATCGGGGCCTCCTTCCAGGGGGATCCCGCGTCCGCCCTCCTAGAGGTGCTGGACCCCGAGCAAAACGGATCCTTCCGCGACCACTACCTGGACGTCCCCTTCGACCTTTCCAACGTCCTTTTCATCGCCACGGCCAACCAGTTGGACACCATCCCGGCGCCGCTTCTGGACCGGATGGAGGTGATCCGGCTCTCCGGCTACGTGCTGGAGGAGAAGATGGAGATAGCCAGGCGCTACCTGATCCCCAAGGCGCTCAAGAACCACGGGCTCAAGAACGGGCAGGTGACCATCAGGAAGGAGGCGCTGGCGGCGCTCATCGACGGTTGGGCGCGCGAGGCGGGCGTGCGCACACTGGAAAACCGCATCAAGAAGCTGATGCGCAAGGCAGCCAAGGAGTTCGCGACCGGGCGCAGCGAGCCAGTCGTCGTCACCGGGAAAGACCTTCCGGGATACCTGGGTCAGCCGGTGTTCAGCACCGAAGAGATCTTCGAGGGGGTCCCGGGGGTCGTCACCGGGCTCGCCTGGACCAGCATGGGAGGGGCCACCCTCCCCATCGAGGCGACGGCGATGGCGAGCAAGAGCAAGGGGTTCAGGCAGACGGGGCAGTTGGGCAACGTCATGATCGAGAGCTCCGAGATCGCTTATTCTTTCGTCATGGCGCATCTCAAGGAGTACGGTGCGGCGGAGGATTACTTCGATACGCACTTCGTGCATCTGCACGTCCCCGCCGGCGCCACCCCCAAGGACGGCCCTTCCGCAGGGGTCACCATGGCGACGGCGCTGATATCCATGATGCAGGGAAGGCCAGTAAGGAAGAAGCTCGGCATGACGGGAGAGCTGACCCTGACCGGGCGGGTGCTCCCCATCGGCGGGGTGAAGGAAAAGACCATAGCGGCGCGGCGCGCCGGGCTGAAGGTGCTGATCTTCCCGGAAGCGAACAAGAAGGATTTCGCGGAACTTCCCGACTACCTCAAGGAGGGGTTGGAGGTCCACTTCGCCAGGGAGTATAAGGACGTGTACAAGGTCGCCTTCGCTTCGAAGTAA
- a CDS encoding type 1 glutamine amidotransferase domain-containing protein, with amino-acid sequence MKILMVLTSHDKLGNTGEQTGFWLEEFVAPYYVFRDAGARLTIASTKGGKPPIDPKSDLPENQTEGTRRFAKDQAAQAELANSISLSAVSAEEYDAVFYPGGHGPLWDLAVNPTSISLIEKFARSGKPVAAVCHAPAVLADVRGGDGEYLVKNKRVTGFTNSEERAVGLTEVVPFLLEDRLKDRGALFGSGADWQPYVQVDGKLVTGQNPASSAPAAQALLQLLQS; translated from the coding sequence ATGAAAATACTGATGGTACTGACCTCGCATGACAAGCTCGGCAATACCGGTGAGCAGACAGGTTTCTGGCTCGAAGAGTTCGTCGCTCCTTACTATGTCTTTAGGGATGCTGGAGCCAGATTGACCATTGCTTCGACAAAAGGAGGGAAGCCTCCCATCGATCCTAAGAGTGATCTCCCAGAAAACCAGACAGAGGGGACCAGGCGCTTTGCCAAGGATCAGGCCGCTCAGGCTGAACTTGCCAACAGTATCAGTCTTAGCGCCGTTTCCGCCGAAGAGTACGACGCCGTATTTTATCCCGGCGGGCACGGTCCCCTGTGGGATCTCGCCGTCAACCCCACCTCGATCTCCTTGATCGAGAAATTTGCCAGATCCGGGAAACCGGTGGCCGCGGTCTGCCATGCCCCGGCTGTGCTGGCGGATGTAAGGGGTGGGGATGGCGAGTACCTGGTGAAGAACAAACGGGTGACCGGGTTCACCAACTCCGAGGAACGGGCGGTCGGACTGACCGAGGTGGTCCCCTTTCTCCTGGAGGACCGGCTGAAGGATCGGGGGGCCCTCTTTGGCAGCGGCGCGGATTGGCAGCCGTATGTGCAGGTGGACGGCAAGTTGGTCACCGGACAGAATCCGGCATCGTCCGCGCCCGCAGCCCAGGCCCTGCTCCAACTGTTGCAGAGCTGA
- a CDS encoding pirin family protein, translating to MTESIRKIRKVWKSEPTIEGAGVHLKRAFGNYQVPMFDPFLLLDDFHSDDPAHYLKGFPWHPHRGIETITYVLQGRVEHGDSMGNKGVIEPGDLQWMTAGSGIIHQEMPKGDSDNRLWGFQLWANLPASHKMMTPRYQGILASEIPEVTMNGIKVKVICGHAGGVEGPVRDVIADPEYLDVTVPEQAIFTHTIKRGYTALAYVIDGEAYFDGERNAFGHDVVGVNYFDLERRCECGPENLILFSDGDLVSVTTQSKPVRFLLISGKPIGEPVAWYGPIVMNSQEELQLAFEELEKGTFVKKGSEKRDTL from the coding sequence ATGACTGAATCCATACGCAAGATCAGGAAGGTCTGGAAGAGCGAGCCCACCATCGAGGGGGCCGGGGTGCATCTGAAACGCGCTTTCGGCAATTACCAGGTCCCGATGTTCGACCCCTTCCTGCTGCTGGACGATTTTCACTCGGATGACCCGGCGCATTATCTGAAGGGGTTCCCCTGGCACCCGCACCGCGGCATCGAGACCATTACCTATGTGCTGCAGGGGAGGGTGGAGCATGGCGACAGCATGGGGAACAAAGGGGTGATCGAGCCGGGCGACCTGCAGTGGATGACTGCGGGGAGCGGCATCATCCACCAGGAGATGCCTAAAGGCGACAGCGACAACCGCCTGTGGGGATTCCAGCTCTGGGCCAACCTCCCTGCCTCGCACAAGATGATGACGCCGCGTTACCAGGGGATCCTGGCCTCAGAAATCCCCGAAGTCACCATGAACGGCATCAAGGTGAAGGTGATCTGCGGCCACGCCGGCGGGGTCGAGGGGCCGGTGCGGGACGTGATAGCCGACCCCGAGTACCTGGACGTCACCGTCCCCGAACAGGCCATTTTCACCCACACCATCAAGCGCGGCTACACAGCGCTCGCCTACGTCATCGACGGAGAGGCGTACTTCGACGGGGAAAGAAACGCCTTCGGGCACGACGTGGTGGGGGTCAACTACTTCGATCTGGAGAGGCGCTGCGAGTGCGGACCGGAAAACCTCATCCTTTTCAGCGACGGCGATCTGGTGTCGGTGACCACGCAGTCGAAGCCGGTCCGCTTCCTTCTGATCAGCGGCAAGCCGATCGGGGAGCCGGTGGCGTGGTACGGCCCGATAGTGATGAACAGCCAGGAGGAACTGCAGCTTGCTTTCGAGGAGTTGGAGAAGGGGACCTTCGTGAAAAAGGGGAGCGAAAAGCGGGACACCCTGTAG
- a CDS encoding OmpA family protein, producing MRARWIVKLIVGMSAVALLATGCATNPDGSYEFKRTGIGALGGAALGAGAGALLGGKSHRGRNAAIGGLTGAVVGGAVGQYMDRQAVALKKSMPEAEVVRDGDKVYVALPSGILFDLGKDALKPEAKDALSRAAGTLKDSQTTITIEGHTDSTGSNAVNQPLSERRANRVRDYLVSQGVPGAKMAAIGYGSSRPAVPNDSDANRALNRRVQIELTPNEKLKAQESGNN from the coding sequence ATGAGAGCACGTTGGATCGTAAAACTGATTGTTGGAATGTCAGCGGTTGCCCTGTTAGCAACCGGTTGCGCTACGAACCCGGATGGAAGCTACGAGTTCAAGAGGACCGGTATCGGCGCATTGGGCGGAGCGGCACTGGGCGCCGGTGCAGGCGCTCTCCTCGGGGGCAAGTCGCACCGCGGCAGGAATGCAGCCATCGGTGGCCTTACCGGCGCAGTGGTCGGCGGCGCGGTCGGCCAGTACATGGACCGCCAGGCAGTGGCGCTCAAAAAGAGCATGCCCGAAGCCGAGGTGGTTCGCGACGGCGACAAGGTGTACGTCGCGCTGCCGTCCGGCATCCTGTTCGACTTGGGGAAGGACGCCCTGAAACCGGAAGCGAAGGACGCTTTGAGCCGGGCCGCCGGCACTCTTAAGGACTCCCAGACCACCATCACCATTGAAGGGCACACCGACTCGACCGGCAGCAACGCCGTCAACCAGCCGTTAAGCGAAAGGCGCGCCAACCGTGTCCGCGACTACCTGGTTTCCCAAGGCGTCCCGGGTGCCAAGATGGCAGCCATAGGGTACGGCTCCAGCCGTCCGGCCGTTCCCAACGATTCCGACGCCAACCGGGCCCTGAACCGCCGGGTGCAGATCGAGCTGACCCCGAACGAGAAGCTCAAGGCGCAGGAAAGCGGCAACAACTAG
- a CDS encoding alpha/beta fold hydrolase — MNSPLGACPVSPSETLRYRSYGTGPRKIVLVHGLAARSETWKDLVPLFPADRYTVYLLDLLGSGESAKPREADYSIRGHSRRLLCFIDRAGLRGATLVGHSLGGAVVLVAAVEAMIKGDADAISALVIMGGPGYLQRLPLMAEIFENRLAAALFIALYAPDIWIKVGLKMAYYDQRLIDREHIARYAPCYRNRDAKRALVETCRSLVPVDQEEITARYGDLALPVLLLWGRHDQIVPLSQGSRLEAAIPGSKLQVIEECGHNPQEEKPQVTFSIIEKFLLQTAG; from the coding sequence ATGAACTCGCCGCTCGGGGCATGCCCCGTCTCCCCCAGTGAAACCCTCCGCTACCGCAGCTACGGCACCGGTCCCCGCAAGATCGTCCTGGTTCACGGGCTTGCAGCCCGTTCCGAAACCTGGAAGGACCTGGTTCCGCTGTTCCCTGCCGACAGGTACACGGTCTACCTCCTGGATCTTTTAGGATCCGGGGAATCCGCCAAGCCACGGGAAGCGGACTACTCCATCAGGGGACACAGCCGGAGGCTTCTTTGCTTCATCGATCGCGCGGGACTCCGGGGGGCGACGCTCGTGGGTCACTCTCTCGGTGGTGCGGTGGTACTGGTCGCAGCCGTCGAGGCCATGATCAAGGGGGATGCCGACGCCATCTCGGCCCTCGTGATAATGGGCGGTCCGGGGTACCTCCAACGGCTGCCGCTCATGGCCGAGATCTTCGAGAACCGTCTCGCCGCCGCACTTTTCATCGCACTGTACGCGCCGGATATCTGGATCAAGGTGGGTTTGAAGATGGCCTACTACGACCAACGCCTCATCGACCGTGAGCACATCGCGCGCTACGCCCCCTGCTATCGCAACCGGGACGCCAAGCGCGCCCTGGTCGAAACCTGCCGCTCGCTGGTTCCGGTGGACCAGGAAGAGATAACGGCCCGGTACGGGGACCTCGCGCTCCCGGTGTTGCTCCTTTGGGGGCGTCACGACCAGATCGTACCCCTGTCCCAGGGATCCAGGCTGGAAGCCGCCATACCCGGGTCGAAGCTGCAGGTGATCGAGGAATGTGGTCATAACCCTCAGGAAGAAAAGCCGCAAGTCACATTCAGCATCATCGAGAAGTTTCTGTTGCAAACCGCCGGCTAG
- a CDS encoding B12-binding domain-containing radical SAM protein: MDVQRVLMISTNSETVPQPTVPIGAAWVAEALRLSGFEVQFLDLCFQKKPLAAVEDSLRAFRPDGIGLSIRNLDNCDFLSPQSYLPAVKEMVDFIKTVSRARTLVGGAGVSLMPLQVLEYLGLDHAVVGEGEHAAPAFFRAASVADACRVPGVVSTHGSMPKPPQLSNEFVPPRPHSWVDTRRYLGMEPVLPVQGKRGCANRCLYCTYHNVEGEAWRIREPAAVVEEMLSAMRHTGAREFEFVDSVFNEPPGYLELLLEEILRRGVRARLSVSSLSPKGLTRDQVRLMERAGMTSLVITPESAADATLAGLGKGFGEADVHRAAEILSGSSIRALWCFLVGGPSENGESVAKTVRFVNRLPRKESAYITTGIRIYPGTGVHRLALEEGMVEPEQNLLHPAFYFTRELTPQKTMEMLQRGVSDLSRCIFPSEANEKSLGMLRRLGTLLRLPTPFWRYAGYAKRISPGSRR, translated from the coding sequence ATGGATGTGCAACGCGTACTGATGATCAGCACCAACAGCGAAACCGTTCCCCAGCCGACGGTCCCAATCGGGGCAGCCTGGGTGGCCGAGGCGTTGCGCCTGTCGGGGTTCGAGGTGCAATTCCTCGACCTCTGTTTCCAGAAGAAGCCCCTTGCCGCTGTCGAGGACTCCCTCCGCGCCTTTCGCCCCGACGGGATCGGGCTCTCCATCCGCAACCTCGACAACTGCGACTTCCTCTCTCCCCAGTCGTACCTTCCCGCAGTCAAGGAGATGGTCGATTTCATCAAGACCGTCAGCCGCGCGAGGACGCTGGTGGGGGGGGCTGGGGTAAGCCTGATGCCGCTGCAGGTGCTGGAGTACCTGGGACTGGATCATGCCGTGGTGGGGGAGGGGGAGCACGCAGCGCCCGCCTTTTTTCGTGCCGCGAGCGTCGCCGACGCCTGCCGGGTACCGGGGGTGGTATCCACGCATGGGAGCATGCCGAAGCCGCCGCAGCTGTCGAACGAGTTCGTGCCGCCGCGGCCCCACAGCTGGGTGGACACGCGGCGTTACCTGGGGATGGAGCCGGTGCTCCCGGTCCAGGGGAAAAGAGGGTGCGCCAACCGCTGCCTCTACTGCACCTATCACAACGTGGAGGGAGAGGCCTGGCGCATCAGGGAACCCGCGGCCGTGGTCGAGGAGATGTTAAGCGCGATGCGGCACACCGGCGCCAGGGAATTCGAGTTCGTCGACAGCGTCTTCAACGAGCCGCCGGGGTACCTCGAACTACTGCTGGAAGAGATCCTCAGGAGGGGGGTGCGGGCGCGCCTCAGCGTCTCATCGCTATCTCCCAAGGGGCTTACCCGCGACCAGGTGAGGCTCATGGAAAGGGCGGGGATGACCTCGCTGGTCATCACCCCGGAAAGCGCTGCCGACGCCACGCTCGCTGGCTTGGGAAAAGGGTTTGGCGAGGCGGATGTGCATCGTGCGGCAGAGATTCTCTCCGGCTCCAGCATCCGCGCCCTCTGGTGCTTTCTCGTGGGCGGCCCCTCGGAGAACGGGGAGAGCGTGGCTAAGACGGTCCGCTTCGTGAACCGGCTCCCTCGCAAGGAGAGCGCCTACATCACCACCGGGATCAGGATCTACCCCGGCACCGGCGTGCACCGCCTGGCGCTGGAGGAGGGGATGGTCGAGCCGGAACAGAATCTGCTGCACCCAGCCTTTTATTTCACCAGGGAACTGACCCCGCAAAAGACCATGGAGATGCTGCAACGGGGGGTGTCCGATCTCTCCCGGTGCATCTTCCCTTCGGAGGCCAACGAGAAATCGCTTGGCATGCTGCGCCGGCTAGGGACCCTGCTCCGTTTGCCCACCCCCTTTTGGCGCTACGCGGGGTACGCCAAAAGGATTTCCCCCGGCAGCAGGCGGTGA
- a CDS encoding methyltransferase domain-containing protein — protein sequence MPFTPRKRTGLEFLDLPADVCSEEELEGTLADLRVVNRYLGDTRALLKHLSAQIDGNEAVSLLDVATGSADLPVAVADWARKRGIGISMTGVDINLRSIDIARKVTAGYPEITLKVADALALPFPDRSFDYVVCSKTLHHMKDQEAVSLIREMLRVARRGYLVIDLRRSWIAYGLIYLLTRIFTRNRITRYDGPLSVLKSFTAAELADLASKAGAGSFTIRREPFWLLVLSGEIG from the coding sequence ATGCCATTTACGCCGCGAAAACGAACCGGGCTGGAGTTTCTGGATCTCCCCGCCGACGTCTGCAGCGAGGAGGAACTGGAGGGGACCCTGGCGGACCTGAGGGTGGTGAACCGCTACCTCGGGGACACCAGGGCGCTCTTGAAGCACCTCTCCGCGCAGATAGACGGTAACGAGGCGGTGAGCCTGCTGGATGTCGCCACCGGGTCGGCCGATCTCCCGGTTGCCGTTGCCGACTGGGCGAGGAAGAGGGGAATCGGGATCTCCATGACCGGGGTGGACATCAACCTCCGCAGCATAGACATAGCCCGCAAGGTGACGGCCGGTTACCCGGAGATCACGCTCAAGGTAGCCGACGCGCTAGCGCTTCCCTTCCCGGACCGAAGCTTCGATTACGTCGTCTGCAGCAAAACGCTGCACCACATGAAAGACCAGGAGGCGGTCTCACTGATCAGGGAGATGCTCAGGGTGGCAAGGCGTGGCTACCTCGTCATCGACCTGAGAAGAAGCTGGATAGCCTACGGGTTGATCTACCTTTTGACCCGGATCTTCACCAGAAACCGCATCACCCGCTACGACGGCCCGCTCTCCGTGCTGAAATCGTTCACCGCGGCTGAGCTTGCCGACCTGGCCTCCAAAGCGGGAGCCGGCTCTTTCACCATCAGGCGGGAGCCGTTCTGGCTGCTGGTCCTCTCGGGGGAAATCGGATGA
- a CDS encoding U32 family peptidase — MKFSVATNFQPDLITAIKGYPVSELFGKLPSDSVGGGRASFMLAPLGQEQFRAHVREAGKNGIGFNYLINPACMDNREFTRQGQAALDQLLDFVDGCGVTAVTVSLPFLLPIIKKRHPRLKVRVGVYARVDCVAKARFWEDLGADCITLESIAINRDFGMLQAIRQAVQLELQLIANSNCMIFCPLSGQHMVNLSHASQKGHASRGFMIDYCALRCSAQKLADPSLYLRSEFIRPEDLGSYTELGFNSFKILERGAPTPVLVERVRAYSEGRFSGNLLDLIQPYGYKREPGKGKERLSGLRRFARYFLRPGVINFAGLVRLKRLAEKRGLIEELEGTPVYLDNGKLDGFLAGFRGIDCRKTDCARCGYCAAWTEKAVRVDPLYRDEMLRLYRDAFDEMYSGELWD, encoded by the coding sequence ATGAAATTTTCCGTCGCCACAAACTTCCAGCCCGACCTGATTACCGCGATCAAGGGGTATCCGGTCTCCGAACTCTTCGGCAAACTCCCCTCCGACAGCGTGGGGGGCGGCCGCGCCTCGTTCATGCTGGCCCCCCTGGGACAGGAGCAGTTCCGGGCCCACGTGAGGGAAGCGGGGAAGAACGGGATCGGCTTCAACTACCTGATCAACCCCGCCTGTATGGACAACCGCGAGTTCACCCGGCAAGGGCAGGCGGCTCTCGACCAGCTCCTGGATTTCGTGGACGGCTGCGGCGTCACCGCGGTCACGGTTTCGCTTCCTTTCCTGCTGCCGATCATCAAGAAACGGCATCCGCGGCTCAAGGTGCGTGTCGGCGTCTACGCCCGCGTCGACTGCGTCGCCAAGGCCCGCTTCTGGGAGGATCTCGGGGCGGACTGCATCACGCTGGAATCCATCGCCATCAACCGCGACTTCGGCATGCTGCAGGCGATACGACAGGCGGTGCAACTGGAGCTGCAGCTCATCGCCAACTCCAACTGCATGATCTTCTGCCCGCTGTCGGGGCAGCACATGGTGAACCTCTCGCACGCCTCGCAGAAGGGGCACGCCAGCCGCGGCTTCATGATCGATTACTGCGCGCTCAGGTGCTCGGCGCAGAAACTGGCCGACCCTTCCCTGTACCTTCGTTCCGAGTTCATCCGGCCGGAAGATCTGGGGAGCTACACCGAACTTGGCTTTAACTCTTTCAAGATACTGGAGCGCGGCGCACCGACCCCGGTCCTTGTCGAGCGGGTCCGCGCCTACAGCGAAGGACGGTTCTCCGGAAACCTGCTGGACCTGATCCAGCCTTACGGATACAAGAGAGAACCGGGCAAGGGGAAGGAGCGGCTGAGCGGCCTGCGCAGGTTCGCCCGGTACTTCCTGCGCCCCGGCGTGATCAATTTCGCCGGGTTGGTCCGGCTGAAACGGCTGGCGGAGAAGCGGGGGCTCATCGAGGAGCTGGAAGGTACGCCGGTCTATCTGGATAACGGGAAGCTGGATGGGTTCCTGGCGGGCTTCCGGGGGATCGACTGCCGGAAGACGGATTGCGCGCGCTGCGGCTACTGCGCCGCCTGGACCGAGAAGGCGGTGCGGGTGGACCCTCTCTACCGCGACGAGATGCTGCGACTGTACCGCGACGCTTTCGACGAAATGTATTCCGGTGAATTGTGGGACTGA